A stretch of Lathyrus oleraceus cultivar Zhongwan6 chromosome 6, CAAS_Psat_ZW6_1.0, whole genome shotgun sequence DNA encodes these proteins:
- the LOC127096793 gene encoding replication protein A 14 kDa subunit B, with amino-acid sequence MDTSNPAAFVNGQVLPNFIGKKVRTVVQVNQSDGAVITGKSTDDSQIIVKGLSSQVPVLNYVEVIGIAENSNTIRAEIFTDFGATFDVNSYNQLCQLANGEFRSLFL; translated from the exons ATGGACACTTCAAACCCTGCTGCATTTGTCAATGGACAGGTTCTTCCCAATTTCATTGGAAAGAAAGTAAGAACAGTGGTTCAGGTGAATCAATCTGATGGAGCGGTGATCACAGGAAAATCCACTGATGATTCTCAGATAATTGTGAAAGGGTTATCATCACAAGTTCCTGTCTTGAATTATGTTGAGGTTATTGGCATTGCCGAGAATAGCAACACTATCCGTGCTGAGATATTTACAGACTTTGGTGCCACATTTG ATGTCAACTCTTATAATCAATTATGCCAACTTGCAAATGGCGAATTCAGAAGTCTGTTTCTTTAG